In the Ursus arctos isolate Adak ecotype North America unplaced genomic scaffold, UrsArc2.0 scaffold_5, whole genome shotgun sequence genome, one interval contains:
- the LOC113261491 gene encoding translation initiation factor IF-2-like — protein MSQAETATCLHLPGTTQGAGTEAEARDCSTVPEAGREPAELGEEPPRPGAEHAAPACSARVHPAQRGGDRAEAVAPGRCLGPDPLHVSPARSHVHRLSPVRRPDVLRINKMKLRATGGQIAPGPPNPHPRQNDLPTTAVSRRSPSARPEPAGQVAALARPRPPAPPHRPGGALPQSLIKKVAKLTLPKVVVACAPLSLPAMYSLKHD, from the exons ATGTCCCAGGCTGAGACTGCCACTTGCCTACATCTTCCCGGTACCACCCAGGGCGCAGGGACGGAGGCGGAGGCCAGGGACTGCAGTACCGTCCCCGAAGCGGGACGCGAACCGGCAGAGTTGGGAGAAG AGCCTCCGCGCCCGGGAGCTGAGCATGCTGCCCCCGCGTGCAGCGCCCGCGTGCACCCAGCCCAGAGAGGGGGCGACAGGGCGGAGGCGGTGGCCCCCGGAAGGTGTCTGGGACCGGACCCGCTGCACGTGAGCCCAGCGCGGAGTCATGTGCACCGGCTCAGCCCGGTTCGGCGGCCGGACGTGCTGCGtatcaacaaaatgaaactcAGGGCGACAGGAGGGCAGATAGCTCCAGGTCCTCCGAACCCCCATCCCCGGCAGAACGACCTCCCCACCACGGCTGTCTCCCGCCGCAGCCCTTCCGCGCGGCCGGAGCCCGCGGGGCAAGTTGCAGCCCTGGcgcgcccccgcccgcccgcgcccCCTCACCGGCCCGGGGGCGCTTTGCCGCAGTCATTAATAAAGAAGGTCGCCAAGCTCACCCTTCCAAAAGTTGTTGTTGCATGCGCCCCTCTCAGCCTCCCTGCAATGTACTCTTTAAAACACGACTGA